A single Vibrio sp. YMD68 DNA region contains:
- a CDS encoding anti-phage deoxyguanosine triphosphatase produces MDTEISLLWQDRHDDEHKIRRDDHRSPYQRDRARILHSAAFRRLQAKTQVHGNSVDDFHRTRLTHSLEAAQLGTGIVAQLKKKQPEFKDLLPSDSLIDSLCLAHDIGHPPYGHGGEIALNYMMRNHGGFEGNAQTFRIVTQLEPYTEHFGMNLSRRALLGLIKYPAFLSQTQAKTKPKATFDQRRLKATDWLPAKGIYDCDKHFFDWVIKPLSKKDQALLCELRSAPLSSHQHSKTRFKSLDCSIMELADDIAYGVHDLEDAIALGMINRNQWVEAAASRLSECGEPWFEAHIASITEMLFSGKHHQRKDAIGGMVNALLTSVTIQPVDADFETHLLAYNAYLDVNMSKALNILKHFVSQYVIQIPQVQIVEYKGQQIIMDLFEALSPNAERLLPDVEKSKWQLSKGDPSQKLRVIADYISAMTDGHAQRLHQQLFSNT; encoded by the coding sequence ATGGATACAGAGATCAGCCTTCTTTGGCAAGATAGACACGATGATGAACATAAAATTAGGCGCGATGATCACCGAAGCCCATACCAACGTGATCGAGCGCGCATTTTACATTCTGCCGCGTTTAGGCGACTACAGGCCAAAACTCAGGTACATGGTAATAGTGTGGATGACTTTCACCGTACCCGTTTGACTCATTCCTTAGAAGCGGCACAACTCGGCACTGGCATTGTCGCTCAGTTGAAAAAGAAACAGCCTGAATTTAAAGACTTACTTCCCTCAGACAGCCTTATCGATTCTCTCTGCTTAGCGCATGATATTGGGCACCCTCCCTATGGACACGGGGGAGAAATCGCTCTCAATTATATGATGCGTAATCATGGGGGATTTGAGGGTAATGCGCAAACCTTCCGCATTGTCACTCAGCTCGAACCTTATACCGAACATTTTGGTATGAATTTGTCTCGCAGAGCCTTATTGGGGCTGATTAAGTACCCGGCCTTTTTGAGCCAGACTCAAGCCAAAACAAAGCCTAAAGCGACGTTTGATCAGCGCCGGTTAAAAGCGACCGACTGGCTTCCTGCTAAAGGTATTTATGACTGCGATAAGCATTTCTTTGATTGGGTCATCAAACCCCTTTCAAAAAAAGATCAAGCGTTACTGTGCGAACTTCGCAGCGCCCCTTTATCGAGCCACCAACACAGCAAAACTCGTTTCAAATCTTTAGATTGCTCCATCATGGAATTGGCCGATGATATTGCCTACGGTGTTCACGATCTTGAAGATGCCATTGCGCTTGGCATGATTAATCGAAACCAATGGGTAGAAGCCGCAGCCAGTCGATTATCAGAGTGTGGTGAGCCTTGGTTTGAAGCGCATATTGCCTCGATTACTGAGATGCTCTTCTCTGGAAAACACCATCAACGTAAAGACGCTATCGGCGGCATGGTGAACGCGCTACTCACCAGTGTCACCATTCAACCCGTCGATGCTGATTTTGAGACCCATTTACTGGCCTATAATGCGTATTTAGATGTGAATATGAGTAAAGCGCTGAATATCTTAAAGCACTTTGTCAGCCAGTACGTTATTCAAATTCCGCAAGTACAGATTGTGGAATACAAGGGCCAACAAATTATTATGGATTTGTTTGAAGCGCTCAGTCCCAACGCGGAACGCCTACTTCCCGACGTTGAAAAAAGTAAGTGGCAACTCTCGAAAGGAGACCCTAGCCAAAAACTGCGAGTGATCGCTGACTATATTTCCGCAATGACCGATGGCCACGCGCAACGGCTTCATCAACAACTGTTTTCCAACACATAA
- a CDS encoding cache domain-containing protein — protein sequence MSITSDQKLLRLIKYLPMVIIGLSLLVLITIVLSANRTALKEDLATLHTGFYQTQRDTIQYRVANVIEQIEFEKSNTENILKNDIKNRVDEAVAAANNIYAQNQHLDKSIVSKMITDALRPIRFNNDRGYFFIYQLDGTNVMHPILPHVEGKSLWDLQDARGAYVIRDSAELAQTQTQAFHRWWWVKPDAIDQEFDKIGYLSLFEPFDWFIGAGEYVVDVEEDIQHRLIQRFSDYSYGEGGYIFIMNSNGELISHPNQSLIGVGRLDAQDGNGTYYVQELINQARNGGGFVEYQSSYTPVGTMTPDKLSYVNYLPDWDWVIGTGVYTEKIDSFLAEREALIQQKNSEEVLKITFLGIVVSLVLAALSLFIGNTVGRRFLRLQHKINQDFHELEETKNQLQYLALHDSLTKLPNRVFLIDFINQQIKQCQGNGKYTAIMFVDLDDFKKVNDAFGHSTGDQLLAQIGAKFETLLNQNEIVARFGGDEFVFCFSNLSNVLEAENRGVEICQIFQEEFLIAGKVISSSCSVGVSIYPQDARDAEDLIAKADTALYTSKARKKGNVLFYDESINRQVQYELSLENELRCALKLGELYMVYQPQIDLNTGKLQSVEALIRWNNPLLGHVSPVELIRKAEEIGLIHEVGLFVIERSCQEIINHYPNGDDSLALSINVSPSQLIAKNFIHDLTSTVDRLGIDRHRITVEITENVLINDLEIVTPILKQLRESHFSISLDDFGTGFSSLSYLSNLPITEIKIDRSFIDKLLVSKQSDALIKAIIAIGDSHSLKVVAEGIESLEQYQKLNEYQCNLGQGYYFSKPILMNELVNYRNDRTLA from the coding sequence GTGTCAATAACGAGCGACCAAAAATTACTTCGGTTAATTAAGTACTTACCAATGGTCATCATTGGGCTTTCTCTTCTGGTACTCATTACTATCGTGTTATCAGCCAATCGAACGGCCTTAAAAGAAGATCTTGCCACCCTTCATACTGGGTTTTATCAAACACAGCGTGACACAATCCAATACCGAGTGGCGAATGTCATAGAACAAATTGAATTTGAAAAATCAAACACAGAGAACATCCTAAAAAACGACATCAAAAACCGGGTTGATGAAGCAGTGGCGGCGGCAAATAATATTTATGCTCAAAACCAACACCTCGACAAATCCATCGTCAGTAAAATGATCACAGATGCGCTAAGGCCGATACGCTTTAATAATGATCGCGGATACTTTTTCATCTATCAACTCGATGGCACCAATGTTATGCACCCCATTTTGCCTCATGTTGAAGGAAAATCGCTTTGGGATTTGCAAGATGCTCGCGGCGCCTATGTCATCAGAGACTCGGCAGAGCTAGCGCAAACACAAACACAAGCATTTCACCGCTGGTGGTGGGTTAAACCCGACGCCATTGATCAAGAGTTTGATAAAATCGGCTACCTCTCACTATTTGAACCCTTTGACTGGTTCATCGGAGCAGGTGAGTATGTTGTGGATGTCGAAGAGGATATTCAACATCGTCTAATACAACGGTTTTCAGATTACAGTTATGGTGAAGGTGGTTACATCTTTATTATGAACAGTAACGGCGAATTGATCTCGCACCCCAATCAATCCCTGATAGGGGTGGGTAGGCTGGATGCCCAAGATGGTAACGGAACGTATTACGTACAAGAACTGATTAATCAAGCGCGTAATGGTGGCGGCTTTGTCGAATACCAATCCAGTTATACCCCTGTTGGCACCATGACACCCGATAAACTCAGCTATGTGAATTACCTGCCCGATTGGGACTGGGTAATCGGCACTGGTGTGTATACCGAAAAAATAGACAGCTTTCTTGCAGAAAGAGAAGCGTTGATCCAGCAAAAAAATTCGGAAGAAGTATTGAAGATCACTTTTCTAGGTATAGTGGTTTCGCTGGTATTGGCGGCTTTGTCTTTATTTATTGGTAATACGGTTGGCCGTCGATTTTTACGCTTACAGCATAAGATTAACCAAGATTTCCACGAGTTAGAAGAAACCAAAAATCAGCTTCAATATCTCGCGCTTCACGATAGCTTAACTAAACTGCCCAATCGGGTCTTCCTTATCGACTTTATTAATCAGCAAATTAAGCAGTGTCAGGGGAATGGAAAATACACCGCCATCATGTTTGTTGACCTCGATGATTTTAAGAAAGTCAATGATGCCTTTGGGCATTCAACTGGCGACCAACTTTTGGCGCAAATAGGGGCGAAATTTGAAACCTTGCTTAACCAGAATGAAATCGTGGCTCGGTTTGGTGGCGATGAATTCGTCTTCTGTTTTTCTAACCTTTCTAATGTCTTAGAAGCGGAAAATCGAGGTGTCGAGATTTGTCAGATCTTCCAGGAAGAGTTTCTGATCGCCGGTAAAGTTATTTCATCGAGTTGCAGTGTGGGTGTCTCCATCTACCCGCAAGATGCTCGTGACGCAGAAGATCTTATTGCTAAGGCCGATACGGCACTTTACACATCAAAAGCCCGTAAGAAAGGGAACGTATTATTCTATGATGAATCTATCAACCGCCAAGTCCAGTATGAATTAAGCCTTGAGAATGAGCTTCGCTGCGCTCTAAAGCTTGGGGAACTCTACATGGTGTACCAACCACAAATCGACTTAAACACAGGGAAGTTACAGAGTGTTGAAGCACTGATTCGCTGGAATAATCCGTTGCTTGGCCATGTGTCCCCTGTTGAGCTTATCCGAAAAGCCGAAGAGATCGGGCTTATCCACGAAGTGGGCCTATTTGTTATTGAACGCTCGTGCCAAGAGATCATCAATCACTATCCAAATGGTGATGACAGCCTTGCTCTGTCAATCAATGTGTCACCTAGCCAACTGATCGCCAAAAATTTCATTCACGATTTAACATCAACGGTGGATAGGCTGGGTATTGATCGACACCGAATCACGGTTGAAATCACTGAAAATGTGTTGATTAATGATTTGGAGATAGTCACACCTATACTCAAACAACTTCGCGAGAGTCACTTCTCTATTTCTTTGGATGATTTTGGCACTGGGTTCTCATCACTCAGCTACCTGTCTAATCTGCCAATAACGGAGATAAAGATCGACCGAAGTTTCATCGATAAGCTATTAGTCAGCAAGCAAAGTGACGCCTTGATTAAAGCCATTATCGCGATTGGTGATTCACACTCATTAAAAGTGGTCGCAGAAGGCATTGAATCTCTAGAGCAATACCAAAAACTCAATGAATACCAATGCAATTTAGGTCAAGGATATTATTTTTCTAAACCTATCCTTATGAATGAGCTTGTAAACTACCGGAATGACCGTACATTAGCTTAG
- the yfbR gene encoding 5'-deoxynucleotidase: protein MFIIMKENDSPKESHFFAHLARMKLIQRWPLMRSVSTENISEHSLQVGFVAHALAVIKNKKFNGQLNPERIAILGMYHDTSEVLTGDLPTPVKYYNEEIAKEYKKIEAAAEQKLLSMLPEEFQQDFAPYLVTQEAHPEDAAIVKQADTICAYLKCLEELSAGNHEYALAKKRLDITLKERRTEEMMYFLNTFAPSFELSLDEIT from the coding sequence ATGTTTATTATTATGAAAGAGAATGATTCCCCAAAAGAAAGCCACTTTTTCGCGCATCTCGCTCGTATGAAACTGATTCAACGCTGGCCGTTAATGCGTTCGGTCTCTACCGAAAACATTTCCGAGCATAGCCTTCAAGTAGGGTTTGTCGCCCATGCTCTCGCCGTGATTAAAAATAAAAAATTCAATGGTCAACTCAACCCGGAACGCATCGCCATTTTGGGAATGTACCATGACACCAGTGAAGTACTCACTGGCGACCTCCCTACCCCGGTTAAGTATTACAACGAAGAGATAGCCAAGGAATATAAGAAAATCGAAGCGGCAGCAGAGCAAAAATTATTATCGATGCTGCCAGAGGAATTTCAACAAGACTTCGCTCCCTATCTTGTCACCCAAGAAGCACACCCTGAAGATGCGGCGATCGTCAAACAAGCGGATACCATCTGTGCTTATCTCAAGTGTTTAGAAGAACTCAGTGCCGGCAACCATGAATACGCACTAGCCAAAAAACGTCTTGATATCACACTAAAAGAACGACGAACCGAAGAGATGATGTATTTTTTGAATACCTTCGCTCCAAGTTTTGAATTATCACTGGACGAAATAACGTAA
- a CDS encoding pyridoxal phosphate-dependent aminotransferase, with the protein MQNIEMSSKLDNVCYDIRGPVLKHAKRMEEEGHKILKLNIGNPAPFGFDAPDEILVDVIRNLPTSQGYCDSKGIYSARKAVVQHYQRKGIHSLDVEDVYIGNGVSELIVMAMQALLNNGDEMLVPAPDYPLWTASVALSGGKAVHYMCDEESDWYPDLDDIKKKIGPKTRGIVLINPNNPTGAVYSRDFLLEVIEIARKHKLIIFADEIYDKVLYDGATHTSVATLTEDVLVVTFNGLSKAYRVCGFRGGWMFLTGPKHLAKGYISGLEMLASMRLCANVPMQHAIQTALGGYQSINELILPGGRLLEQRDRAWELINQIPGVSCVKPKGAMYLFPKIDTKKYRIKDDQKMVLDFLIQEKVLLVQGTGFNWPKPDHFRIVTLPHVEDLEIAIGRFERFLSTYSQ; encoded by the coding sequence ATGCAAAATATCGAGATGTCATCAAAACTCGATAATGTCTGCTACGACATTAGGGGTCCAGTACTCAAACATGCTAAACGCATGGAAGAGGAGGGGCATAAAATTCTTAAACTGAATATTGGTAATCCCGCCCCATTTGGTTTCGATGCCCCAGATGAAATTCTTGTTGATGTCATTCGTAATCTTCCAACGTCTCAAGGCTATTGTGATTCGAAAGGTATCTACTCCGCTCGCAAAGCGGTGGTTCAACATTACCAACGGAAAGGCATCCACTCTTTGGATGTGGAAGACGTTTATATCGGTAATGGTGTGTCCGAGTTGATTGTCATGGCGATGCAGGCGTTGCTCAATAATGGCGATGAAATGCTGGTACCAGCGCCTGATTACCCTTTATGGACCGCTTCTGTTGCTCTTTCAGGGGGTAAGGCCGTTCATTACATGTGTGATGAGGAGTCTGATTGGTACCCTGATCTTGACGATATAAAAAAGAAGATTGGTCCTAAAACGCGTGGCATTGTTTTAATTAATCCAAACAACCCCACTGGCGCGGTTTATAGCCGTGATTTTTTACTGGAAGTGATTGAAATTGCTCGTAAGCACAAGCTGATCATTTTCGCTGATGAGATTTACGACAAAGTGCTCTACGATGGCGCCACTCACACTTCTGTTGCGACACTCACCGAGGATGTTCTGGTTGTTACCTTTAATGGGCTATCAAAAGCGTATCGAGTCTGTGGCTTCCGTGGCGGTTGGATGTTCTTAACTGGGCCTAAGCACCTTGCTAAAGGCTATATTTCAGGCTTAGAAATGCTCGCTTCCATGCGTTTGTGCGCCAATGTTCCGATGCAACATGCGATACAGACAGCACTTGGCGGGTACCAGAGTATCAATGAACTTATCTTGCCTGGTGGGCGTCTATTAGAGCAACGTGACCGAGCATGGGAACTGATTAATCAAATCCCAGGCGTTTCTTGCGTTAAGCCAAAAGGGGCAATGTATCTGTTCCCAAAAATTGACACAAAAAAATACCGCATCAAAGATGATCAAAAGATGGTGCTCGACTTCTTGATTCAAGAAAAAGTCTTGCTGGTACAGGGGACTGGCTTTAATTGGCCAAAACCGGACCATTTCCGAATCGTCACTCTGCCTCATGTTGAAGACCTAGAAATCGCCATCGGACGATTTGAACGATTCCTTTCAACCTATAGCCAATAA
- a CDS encoding isochorismate synthase MenF, with protein MSSFHQAVCELIERVKCAKEGEVRLVQVLEENPNIAFIDWLEAQPVFPKFYWQSRDTREEVVALGQLYTFSDPAPAYAILGEDQRIWGGRSFDGNTEKNRRCMPSFFFLPQIELIRFDDTWALAVNITSDNKRTLTSLRKLQYDVAPLPSLSSHINHIDHTPTEHEWQHLVDKVLDGIESGDFKKVVLARKTVLQLDKPVSAAQLLKASYNQNHHSFHFLMSLDQKHSFMGSTPERLYSRFDQELHTEALAGTIGRGVNATQDMQLANWLSQDEKNLNENQYVVDDIVERLTPHSEEIHVERDARLIRLRKVQHLKRSIRAHLHKGTNGVQLLSALQPTAAVAGLPRQESMAFIRNNEPFARGWYAGSVGYVSHKKAEFCVAIRSALVVNEQVQLFAGAGIVPGSVASHEWQELDKKMSTLLSLFSDVPPLVEAAS; from the coding sequence TTGTCTTCTTTTCATCAAGCAGTTTGTGAACTTATTGAACGTGTGAAGTGCGCCAAAGAAGGTGAAGTACGTCTAGTTCAAGTTCTTGAGGAAAACCCGAACATTGCTTTTATCGACTGGTTGGAAGCGCAACCAGTTTTTCCCAAATTTTATTGGCAATCGAGAGATACTCGTGAAGAAGTGGTTGCACTGGGGCAGTTGTACACATTTTCGGATCCAGCCCCAGCCTACGCGATATTAGGTGAGGATCAACGAATTTGGGGTGGGCGTTCTTTTGATGGTAACACTGAAAAAAATCGTCGATGTATGCCGTCCTTTTTCTTTCTACCGCAAATAGAACTGATTCGTTTTGATGACACCTGGGCGCTTGCCGTCAATATCACATCAGATAACAAGAGAACGCTAACGTCGCTACGCAAACTTCAGTACGATGTGGCGCCATTGCCGTCATTATCCTCACACATTAATCATATTGATCATACGCCAACGGAGCATGAGTGGCAGCACTTGGTGGATAAAGTGCTTGATGGTATTGAGTCCGGTGACTTTAAAAAGGTGGTATTGGCAAGAAAGACGGTGCTTCAACTAGATAAGCCTGTCAGCGCCGCTCAATTGCTCAAAGCCAGCTATAACCAGAATCACCATAGCTTTCATTTTTTGATGTCTCTTGACCAGAAGCATAGCTTCATGGGGTCAACACCGGAACGTTTATATTCTCGATTTGACCAAGAGCTGCATACGGAAGCATTGGCCGGTACGATTGGCCGAGGAGTCAACGCCACACAAGATATGCAATTGGCGAATTGGTTGTCGCAAGATGAAAAGAATTTAAATGAAAATCAATATGTTGTTGATGATATTGTTGAACGATTAACCCCTCATTCGGAAGAGATTCATGTGGAGCGAGATGCGCGCTTGATTCGATTACGAAAAGTGCAGCATTTAAAGCGCAGCATTCGGGCTCATTTGCACAAGGGAACCAACGGTGTTCAGTTGCTGAGTGCCCTGCAACCAACAGCGGCCGTTGCTGGGCTTCCTCGACAGGAGTCGATGGCGTTTATTCGCAATAATGAACCCTTTGCTCGAGGATGGTACGCCGGCTCAGTGGGTTACGTGAGCCATAAAAAAGCTGAGTTTTGCGTCGCGATACGCAGTGCGCTGGTGGTGAATGAGCAAGTTCAATTATTCGCTGGTGCGGGTATTGTTCCAGGCTCTGTCGCTAGCCATGAATGGCAAGAGCTAGACAAAAAAATGTCCACATTACTTTCGTTATTTTCCGATGTCCCGCCATTGGTTGAGGCCGCATCATGA
- the menD gene encoding 2-succinyl-5-enolpyruvyl-6-hydroxy-3-cyclohexene-1-carboxylic-acid synthase produces MINNQAVMNRIWCRVILEELTRFGVTEVCIAPGSRSTPLTLESDANQQLNIHTHFDERGLGFLALGLAKASRSPVAIIVTSGTAVANLLPAIAEAKLTGEKLVVLSADRPQQLVGCGANQAIEQRGIFAPHTRAELNLPSPSEHIGLPWLLSSLDEVMYQQAQQGSAVHINCPFPEPLYGEVDDTLFKGYQDTVSGWRQSKEPYCIQHDRIPHGNQYQDQYPHWVSTDLFSKKGLVIIGRVERDQAAAAIEFAHRLGWPVLCDPQSGVSSDWAHYDVWLQLSSASHPEKNVLNQCMAVIQCGSRIISKRLNQWLDQHVSSSSCDYIYVDPSADRNNQSHLPQTHYRSEVADWCQWQLNQLSQLPLSEKSETAGWADALQVLSRVVATKANAFLEDGDRLTEVGLSYAIPGLLKDVPKETMLFFGNSLFVRLVDMFSSIDSFRVHTNRGASGIDGLVATSVGVQRASSTPMLVFIGDTSLLYDLNSLALLSHQKSPVVIVVTNNDGGAIFDLLPVPKQQKEALYQMPHGYQFEYAAKQFGLAYDRPNTLSQCLLSISTHLNQGCGALVVEVITPSNQASEQLVEFSRLLHDA; encoded by the coding sequence ATGATCAACAACCAAGCGGTGATGAACCGTATTTGGTGCCGGGTCATACTCGAAGAATTGACGCGATTTGGTGTGACTGAGGTATGCATTGCCCCAGGGTCTCGTTCTACCCCTTTAACTCTCGAATCTGATGCCAATCAGCAGCTCAATATTCACACGCACTTTGATGAGCGTGGGCTCGGATTCTTGGCGTTGGGCCTAGCGAAGGCAAGCCGTTCTCCCGTTGCCATTATCGTGACATCGGGTACAGCCGTGGCTAACCTACTGCCAGCTATCGCCGAAGCCAAATTGACAGGGGAAAAGTTGGTTGTCTTAAGTGCCGATAGGCCTCAGCAATTGGTGGGTTGCGGTGCTAATCAAGCTATCGAGCAACGCGGTATCTTTGCACCGCATACGCGCGCGGAGCTTAATCTACCCAGCCCATCTGAGCACATCGGTCTACCTTGGCTTCTTTCTAGCCTCGATGAGGTCATGTACCAGCAAGCGCAACAGGGTTCTGCGGTTCATATTAATTGCCCATTTCCAGAGCCGTTGTACGGAGAGGTCGATGATACACTGTTTAAAGGTTACCAGGATACGGTATCTGGATGGCGTCAAAGCAAAGAACCTTACTGCATACAGCATGACAGAATACCGCATGGCAATCAGTATCAGGATCAGTATCCACATTGGGTTTCGACGGATCTCTTTTCAAAAAAAGGCTTGGTAATCATTGGTCGTGTTGAACGCGATCAGGCTGCCGCGGCCATTGAATTTGCGCACCGACTAGGTTGGCCGGTTTTATGTGACCCACAATCTGGTGTGAGTAGCGATTGGGCGCACTATGATGTGTGGTTACAGTTATCAAGCGCTTCTCACCCAGAAAAAAATGTATTAAATCAATGCATGGCTGTCATTCAGTGCGGCTCTCGAATTATCTCTAAGCGCTTAAATCAGTGGCTAGATCAGCACGTCTCCTCCTCATCTTGTGACTACATTTATGTAGACCCAAGTGCCGATCGAAATAATCAGTCACATCTACCACAAACCCATTATCGCTCTGAGGTCGCTGACTGGTGCCAATGGCAACTCAATCAGTTATCTCAGTTGCCATTGTCTGAAAAAAGCGAAACGGCGGGTTGGGCCGATGCGTTACAAGTGCTTTCCCGTGTGGTCGCGACAAAAGCAAACGCGTTTTTAGAAGATGGCGATCGTTTGACTGAAGTTGGTTTGAGTTATGCCATTCCTGGATTACTAAAAGACGTACCTAAAGAGACGATGTTGTTCTTCGGAAACAGTCTTTTTGTGCGCTTGGTTGATATGTTTTCATCGATTGACTCGTTTCGTGTGCATACCAATCGAGGCGCGTCAGGGATTGATGGTTTAGTCGCGACCTCCGTTGGTGTTCAACGAGCCTCATCAACACCCATGCTGGTTTTTATCGGCGACACTTCATTGCTGTATGATCTGAACTCTTTGGCGTTATTAAGCCATCAAAAGAGCCCGGTTGTGATCGTTGTGACCAACAATGATGGCGGGGCGATTTTTGATTTATTACCAGTGCCTAAGCAGCAGAAAGAAGCCTTATATCAAATGCCTCATGGCTACCAGTTTGAGTACGCAGCAAAGCAGTTTGGTTTGGCCTACGATAGGCCAAATACGCTATCTCAATGTTTGCTCAGTATCTCAACACACCTCAATCAGGGCTGTGGTGCCTTGGTTGTCGAGGTTATAACGCCTTCAAATCAAGCCTCTGAACAACTCGTCGAATTTTCTCGTTTACTTCATGATGCCTAG
- the menH gene encoding 2-succinyl-6-hydroxy-2,4-cyclohexadiene-1-carboxylate synthase, producing MENKVNGMLHSEHHYVGNTAKPALVFLHGLLGSGDDWQSSIEQLTDYSCLTIDLPGHGQSAHITCTGFDDCCDMISNTVSALLAPSQPVVIIGYSMGGRIAMHGVANGLFSMLNVHGLIVEGSHLGLESTEQKLARAVNDRGWANRFNNEPIEQVLIDWYQQGVFSSLNNEQKQIFQLKRNANLGPAIAQMLLATSLAEQEYLLTALKKQPIRMHYLCGENDYKFSQIARESGLAFNLVSGVGHNVHQESPHAFAQEIKNFAHAIKNFTK from the coding sequence GTGGAAAATAAAGTGAACGGCATGCTTCATAGTGAACATCATTATGTGGGTAATACAGCCAAACCGGCATTAGTTTTTCTTCATGGCTTACTAGGAAGTGGCGATGATTGGCAATCGAGTATCGAACAGCTAACGGACTACTCATGCCTGACAATTGACCTCCCTGGCCATGGTCAAAGTGCACATATTACGTGTACAGGCTTTGACGATTGCTGCGACATGATTTCCAATACTGTTTCAGCATTACTCGCGCCCAGCCAGCCAGTGGTTATTATTGGCTACTCTATGGGGGGAAGAATTGCGATGCACGGTGTGGCGAATGGTTTGTTTTCGATGCTTAACGTGCACGGGCTCATCGTAGAAGGGAGCCACTTGGGATTAGAGAGCACAGAACAAAAGCTTGCAAGAGCTGTCAATGATCGAGGCTGGGCAAATCGCTTCAATAATGAGCCAATTGAACAGGTGTTAATCGACTGGTATCAGCAAGGTGTTTTTTCTTCACTAAACAATGAGCAGAAACAAATCTTCCAGTTAAAGCGCAATGCTAATCTTGGCCCTGCAATTGCGCAGATGTTACTTGCAACTTCATTAGCCGAGCAAGAATACTTGTTAACCGCACTTAAAAAACAGCCGATACGCATGCATTACCTTTGCGGTGAGAATGACTATAAATTTAGTCAGATAGCGCGAGAGAGCGGGTTGGCATTTAACCTTGTTTCAGGCGTTGGGCATAATGTGCATCAAGAAAGCCCACATGCATTTGCGCAAGAGATAAAGAACTTTGCGCATGCGATAAAGAACTTTACGAAATAG
- the menB gene encoding 1,4-dihydroxy-2-naphthoyl-CoA synthase yields MAKTVGITEEELYAPVEWQDCTNEYEDIHYHKSADGIAKITIARPQVHNAFRPQTVKEMIDALANARYDEQVGVIILTGLGEKAFCSGGDQKIRGDYGGYRDDSGTHHLNVLDFQRQIRTCPKPVIAAVAGWAVGGGHVLHMMCDLTIAAENAQFGQTGPKVGSFDGGWGASYMARIVGQKKAREIWFLCRFYDAQEALDMGLVNTVVPVDDLEKEAIRWSRETLQHSPMALRCLKAALNADCDGQAGLQELAGNATMMFYMTEEGQEGRNAFNEKRRPDFDKFPRNP; encoded by the coding sequence ATGGCAAAGACAGTAGGCATTACCGAAGAAGAGCTTTACGCACCCGTTGAATGGCAAGACTGCACCAACGAGTATGAAGATATTCATTATCATAAATCCGCTGATGGCATTGCGAAAATTACTATCGCGCGTCCTCAGGTTCATAATGCGTTTCGTCCACAGACCGTAAAAGAGATGATCGATGCATTGGCCAACGCTCGCTATGATGAACAAGTGGGCGTTATTATCCTCACGGGTTTAGGTGAGAAAGCCTTCTGTTCTGGTGGCGATCAGAAGATTCGTGGTGACTACGGTGGTTACCGAGATGATAGCGGTACACATCACCTCAATGTGCTTGATTTTCAACGTCAAATTCGCACCTGTCCAAAACCTGTCATAGCTGCAGTCGCTGGCTGGGCTGTGGGTGGTGGCCATGTTTTGCACATGATGTGTGATTTAACCATTGCGGCTGAAAATGCCCAATTTGGTCAAACTGGCCCTAAAGTCGGATCGTTTGATGGTGGTTGGGGTGCGTCTTACATGGCGAGAATTGTCGGCCAAAAGAAAGCGCGTGAAATCTGGTTTTTATGCCGATTCTACGATGCCCAGGAAGCGCTTGATATGGGATTAGTGAATACGGTGGTTCCTGTTGATGATCTTGAAAAAGAAGCGATTCGTTGGTCTCGTGAGACACTTCAGCACAGCCCAATGGCCCTTCGTTGTTTAAAAGCGGCCCTCAATGCGGATTGTGATGGTCAAGCAGGCCTTCAAGAACTGGCAGGTAACGCAACGATGATGTTCTACATGACAGAAGAAGGCCAAGAAGGTCGAAATGCGTTTAATGAAAAACGTCGTCCAGATTTTGATAAGTTCCCTCGAAACCCTTAA